In the Pseudolabrys taiwanensis genome, one interval contains:
- a CDS encoding FAD binding domain-containing protein: MKPAAFDYLRAETIDEALAALAEHGADARIIAGGQSLMPMLNMRLAKPAVLIDIMRIAGLDEIKRERNMIVVPAAVRQARLLARPELAQEQPLLAAALPWLGHYQTRSRGTICGSTAHADPSAEIPLCLVALDGEIRLRSRAKRRTVKADSFFTGMMTTAKNDDEMIEAVAFPVAERGAGYAFREVARRHGDFAIVGCAAVVTARDIHFSVGGVADAPSRRSWPLLNGSALDDALNAFAWELDAREDIHATARLRRDLVRNIGRAVIEEATRCRG; this comes from the coding sequence ATGAAGCCGGCAGCCTTCGATTATCTCCGCGCCGAGACCATCGACGAAGCGCTGGCGGCGCTGGCCGAACACGGCGCCGATGCACGCATCATCGCCGGCGGCCAGTCGCTGATGCCGATGCTGAACATGCGGCTCGCCAAGCCCGCCGTGCTGATCGACATCATGCGCATCGCCGGGCTCGATGAGATCAAGCGCGAGCGCAACATGATCGTCGTGCCGGCCGCCGTGCGGCAGGCGCGGCTGCTGGCAAGGCCCGAGCTCGCGCAAGAGCAGCCGCTGCTCGCGGCGGCTCTCCCCTGGCTCGGCCATTACCAGACCCGATCGCGCGGCACGATCTGCGGCTCGACCGCGCATGCCGACCCGAGCGCGGAAATCCCGCTCTGCCTCGTCGCGCTCGACGGCGAAATCCGGCTGCGCTCGCGGGCCAAGCGGCGAACGGTCAAGGCCGACAGCTTCTTCACCGGCATGATGACGACGGCCAAGAACGACGACGAGATGATCGAAGCCGTCGCGTTCCCCGTCGCCGAACGAGGCGCCGGCTATGCCTTCCGCGAGGTGGCGCGGCGGCACGGCGACTTCGCGATCGTCGGCTGCGCGGCGGTCGTCACCGCGCGCGACATTCATTTTTCCGTCGGCGGCGTCGCCGATGCGCCGTCACGCCGCTCGTGGCCGCTGCTGAACGGCTCGGCGCTCGACGATGCGCTGAACGCCTTCGCCTGGGAGCTCGACGCGCGCGAGGACATCCACGCCACCGCGCGGCTGCGGCGCGATCTGGTGCGCAACATCGGCCGCGCCGTCATCGAGGAGGCCACGCGATGCCGCGGTTGA
- a CDS encoding enoyl-CoA hydratase/isomerase family protein, producing MNQTTHPDLANLDGFRVEIDAARERADIVLDRAPMNTISMPQRDQLRKAFEALDEDDRVRVIVLRAMGEHFSSGGYIRGFLEASPEHVSKLAWNIAAPARCAKPVIVANRGYTFGVGFEISLACDFRIVSETCQYALPEQKLGQIPGSGGSARLQKIVGITRTKDIVMRSRRIPGRQAYDWGLATECVADADLESATDKLVDELRAFSPIAQRTAKKLLNDTEDASLSIAIELEGHCYSRLRQSDDFREGVEAFHAKRPPKFKGS from the coding sequence ATGAACCAGACGACCCATCCCGACCTCGCCAACCTCGACGGCTTCCGCGTCGAGATCGATGCGGCGCGCGAACGCGCCGACATCGTGCTCGACCGCGCGCCGATGAACACGATCTCCATGCCGCAGCGCGATCAACTGCGGAAGGCGTTCGAGGCGCTGGACGAGGACGATCGCGTCCGCGTCATCGTGCTGCGCGCGATGGGCGAGCACTTCTCCTCCGGCGGCTACATTCGCGGCTTCCTCGAAGCTTCGCCCGAACATGTCTCGAAGCTCGCCTGGAACATCGCCGCTCCGGCGCGCTGCGCCAAGCCCGTGATCGTCGCCAACCGCGGCTACACCTTTGGCGTCGGCTTCGAAATCTCGCTGGCCTGCGATTTCCGCATCGTGTCGGAGACCTGCCAGTACGCGCTGCCGGAGCAGAAGCTCGGCCAGATCCCCGGCTCCGGCGGATCGGCGCGCCTGCAAAAGATCGTCGGCATCACGCGCACGAAGGACATCGTGATGCGGTCGCGGCGCATTCCGGGCCGTCAGGCTTACGATTGGGGCCTCGCCACCGAATGCGTGGCCGATGCCGATCTCGAATCCGCGACCGACAAACTGGTCGACGAATTGCGTGCCTTCTCGCCGATCGCGCAGCGCACGGCCAAGAAGCTGCTCAATGACACCGAGGATGCCTCGCTCTCGATCGCCATCGAGCTCGAAGGCCACTGCTACAGCCGCCTGCGTCAATCCGACGATTTCCGCGAAGGCGTCGAGGCGTTCCACGCCAAGCGGCCGCCGAAGTTCAAGGGGAGCTGA
- a CDS encoding ABC transporter ATP-binding protein: MTSVLEVRNLSIAFGGLRAVDDVSFAAQRHRITTVIGPNGAGKSTLFNLISGALMPQAGQVIVDGVDMTDAAPERRQAAGLSRSFQITNLFFELTVAENIRLAAQILEPASRRFLPLRASTRARAKTDEMLERFELTHRRDELAGHLSHGDQRRLEIAVCLASEPKLLLLDEPTQGMSHGDTANTAALVRSLTDDVTVLLIEHDIALVMDLSDHVIVMHQGRNLADGTPQAVRANPAVQAAYFGQA; encoded by the coding sequence ATGACCTCAGTTCTGGAAGTCAGGAATCTCAGCATTGCCTTCGGCGGGCTGCGGGCGGTGGACGATGTCTCCTTCGCCGCGCAGAGGCACCGCATCACGACGGTCATCGGCCCGAACGGCGCCGGCAAGTCGACCTTGTTCAATCTCATCAGCGGCGCGCTGATGCCGCAGGCCGGCCAGGTGATCGTCGATGGCGTCGACATGACCGACGCGGCGCCCGAGCGCCGCCAGGCCGCCGGCCTGTCGCGGTCGTTCCAGATCACGAACCTGTTCTTCGAACTGACCGTCGCCGAGAACATCCGCCTCGCCGCGCAGATCCTCGAGCCGGCGTCGCGTCGCTTCCTGCCGCTGCGCGCCTCGACGCGGGCACGGGCAAAGACCGACGAGATGCTCGAGCGTTTCGAACTCACCCATCGCCGGGACGAACTCGCGGGGCATCTGTCGCATGGCGATCAGCGGCGGCTCGAGATCGCCGTCTGCCTCGCCTCGGAGCCGAAGCTGCTGCTGCTCGACGAGCCGACCCAGGGCATGAGCCACGGCGACACGGCGAATACCGCGGCGCTGGTGCGCTCGCTCACCGACGACGTGACCGTGCTGCTGATCGAGCACGACATCGCCTTGGTGATGGACCTGTCGGACCATGTCATCGTGATGCATCAGGGCCGCAATCTCGCCGACGGCACGCCGCAAGCCGTTCGAGCCAACCCAGCCGTGCAAGCCGCTTATTTCGGACAGGCCTGA
- a CDS encoding ABC transporter ATP-binding protein, with protein MLQIENLHSHYGTSHIIQGLSFSAGAGEIIGIFGRNGVGKTTLLKTIAGWVKPSEGQILLKGRSLGGLSPDRICLSGVGLVPEDRRIFPGLTVEENLKLGLLQVRGRSHKTERAAIDGIYERFPRLGERRRQLGTTLSGGEQQMLAMARILVGEPVVALVDEPSEGLAPMIVAEVFAIVRELRDRGALVLLVEQNVHEALSVTDRFFVIERGQIILSGHSEDDADRQKLLATLAV; from the coding sequence ATGCTGCAAATCGAGAACCTGCACAGCCACTACGGCACCAGCCACATCATCCAGGGCCTTAGCTTCTCGGCGGGCGCCGGCGAGATTATCGGCATTTTCGGCCGCAACGGCGTCGGCAAGACGACGTTGCTCAAGACCATCGCCGGCTGGGTGAAGCCATCCGAGGGACAGATCCTGCTCAAGGGCCGCTCGCTGGGCGGCCTCTCGCCCGATCGCATTTGTCTGTCGGGCGTCGGCCTCGTGCCGGAAGACCGCCGCATCTTCCCTGGCCTGACCGTGGAAGAGAACCTCAAACTCGGTCTCCTGCAGGTCCGCGGCCGCTCGCACAAGACGGAACGCGCCGCCATCGACGGCATCTACGAGCGCTTCCCGCGGCTCGGCGAGCGGCGACGCCAGCTCGGCACCACGCTCTCCGGCGGCGAGCAGCAGATGCTGGCGATGGCCCGCATTCTCGTCGGCGAGCCGGTCGTGGCGTTGGTCGATGAGCCGAGCGAAGGGCTCGCACCGATGATCGTCGCCGAAGTGTTCGCGATCGTGCGCGAACTACGCGACCGCGGCGCGCTCGTCCTGCTCGTCGAGCAGAACGTCCACGAGGCGCTTTCGGTCACCGACCGGTTCTTCGTGATCGAGCGCGGGCAGATCATCCTGAGCGGCCATTCGGAAGACGACGCCGACCGGCAGAAGCTGCTGGCGACGCTGGCGGTCTAA
- a CDS encoding hotdog fold thioesterase, with the protein MTGAANSTADSIWKNAWTLDELTRLTRGTLVDHLGIHFVEIGDNQLVAELRVTSSTAQRMGFLHGGASLALAETVGSLASQMAVDRDAYAAVGLDINANHCRPVSAGETVRAVATPLHLGRQTHVWEVRVETDDKKLVCIARLTTAIKAKSGTAGLKAA; encoded by the coding sequence ATGACGGGCGCTGCCAACAGCACTGCGGACTCGATCTGGAAGAACGCCTGGACCCTCGACGAATTGACGCGGCTGACGCGCGGCACGTTGGTCGATCATCTCGGCATCCATTTCGTCGAGATCGGCGACAACCAGTTGGTGGCGGAGCTCCGGGTCACGTCGTCCACGGCGCAACGCATGGGATTCCTGCACGGCGGCGCCTCGCTTGCGCTCGCCGAGACGGTGGGAAGCCTTGCCAGTCAGATGGCCGTAGATCGCGACGCCTATGCGGCCGTGGGCCTCGACATCAATGCCAATCACTGCCGCCCGGTGAGCGCGGGCGAGACGGTGCGCGCGGTGGCGACACCGCTGCATCTCGGTCGCCAGACGCATGTGTGGGAAGTGCGTGTCGAGACGGACGACAAGAAGCTCGTCTGCATCGCCAGATTGACGACCGCGATCAAAGCCAAATCCGGCACTGCCGGCCTGAAAGCAGCCTAA
- a CDS encoding AMP-binding protein: protein MFDLGTSFIASVGRDPNAVAIVDGDVRLTYAAWLKTISSVVAALDGLGLSAGDHVVTALQNRWEAATLHWACQFAGLIITPINWRAKADEIDYVIDNADAKAIVFEEVSVEAVRQSERAAGIIRIAVGEPASGSDLTFTKMTETAAPTAVPRAAADATSLMLYTSGTTAKPKGVPRRHRAERMAALAHVAQNLYGRGECTLGVMPLYHTMGVRSLLAMSLIGGTFVCLPRFDIVRALELIAAERITNLYLVPTLYHDLVHHPRFAGTDVSSVRKLGFAGAPMTDGLLAKLTDAFKPELFVNHYGSSEIYTFTINQDAAAKPGSAGKAGLNQHIRVVKLNAANHDDLAATDEEGEIIALASSDEAFEGYWRRPDADAKSLRQGWYFTGDTGFMDRDGDLFVTGRADDMIITGGENVSPVEIESCLSKHPAVGEVAVVGLPDERWGKIVVAFIVATAPVTAQELDQHCRTSGLANFKRPRRFEFIKAIPKSTVGKLLRRQLVAGDYEPATPARSDSHVA, encoded by the coding sequence ATGTTTGATCTCGGCACCAGCTTCATCGCCAGTGTCGGGCGCGACCCGAACGCCGTCGCGATCGTCGATGGCGACGTGCGGCTGACCTATGCGGCATGGCTCAAGACGATTTCCTCTGTCGTTGCCGCGCTCGACGGGCTCGGCCTGTCGGCCGGCGATCATGTCGTCACGGCGCTGCAGAACCGGTGGGAAGCCGCGACGCTGCATTGGGCCTGCCAGTTCGCCGGTCTCATCATCACGCCGATCAACTGGCGCGCGAAGGCCGACGAGATCGACTATGTGATCGACAATGCCGACGCCAAGGCGATCGTGTTCGAAGAGGTGTCCGTGGAAGCGGTGCGCCAGAGCGAACGCGCGGCAGGCATCATCCGCATCGCCGTCGGCGAACCGGCAAGCGGCTCAGACCTCACCTTCACGAAGATGACCGAAACGGCGGCGCCGACCGCCGTCCCGCGCGCCGCGGCGGATGCCACCTCGCTCATGCTCTACACCTCGGGCACCACGGCCAAGCCGAAGGGCGTGCCGCGCCGCCACCGCGCCGAACGCATGGCAGCGCTCGCGCATGTGGCGCAGAATCTCTACGGCCGCGGCGAATGCACGCTCGGCGTCATGCCGCTCTACCACACGATGGGTGTCCGCTCGCTGCTCGCCATGTCGCTCATCGGCGGCACCTTCGTGTGCCTGCCGCGCTTCGACATCGTGCGCGCGCTCGAATTGATCGCGGCCGAGCGCATCACCAATCTCTATCTGGTGCCGACGTTGTACCACGACCTCGTGCACCATCCGCGCTTCGCCGGTACCGACGTTTCTTCGGTCCGCAAGCTCGGCTTCGCCGGCGCGCCGATGACGGACGGCCTGCTGGCCAAACTGACCGACGCGTTCAAGCCCGAGCTCTTCGTCAATCACTACGGCTCGTCCGAGATCTACACCTTCACGATCAATCAGGATGCCGCCGCCAAGCCCGGTAGCGCGGGCAAGGCCGGCCTCAATCAGCATATCCGTGTGGTCAAGCTCAACGCCGCCAATCACGACGATCTTGCCGCCACCGATGAAGAAGGCGAGATCATCGCGCTGGCCTCGAGCGACGAGGCCTTCGAGGGCTATTGGCGGCGCCCCGATGCCGATGCCAAATCCCTGCGGCAGGGTTGGTATTTCACCGGCGACACCGGTTTCATGGATCGCGATGGCGATCTGTTCGTCACCGGCCGCGCCGACGACATGATCATCACCGGCGGCGAGAACGTCTCGCCTGTCGAGATCGAAAGCTGTCTGTCGAAGCATCCCGCCGTGGGCGAGGTCGCGGTGGTCGGCCTGCCCGACGAACGTTGGGGCAAGATCGTCGTGGCGTTCATCGTGGCGACCGCGCCCGTCACCGCGCAAGAACTCGACCAGCACTGCCGCACCTCGGGCCTCGCCAATTTTAAGCGCCCGCGCCGCTTCGAGTTCATCAAAGCGATCCCGAAATCGACCGTCGGAAAGCTGCTGCGCCGTCAGCTCGTCGCCGGCGACTACGAACCGGCCACCCCGGCCCGCAGCGACAGTCACGTCGCATGA
- a CDS encoding branched-chain amino acid ABC transporter permease → MAALDYLQFVLAPQMVNGLALGIAVILVALGLTIIFGLLDVINMSHGEFYAIGAYIALALAALGINYWLLLAAVPILMLPLGMLTERVLVRPVFDSKDRHVTTLLVTFGFSLVAEDVLKLVFGPNTQRPATPISGATELFGIFIPNYRLFLIVFGTLVVLGTAYVVYRTRLGAMVRAAAFDRNMAASLGVPVSLVYSGTFGFGVALAGLAGVLLAPIYSVFPTMGRDFILLAFTVVIVGGMGSIWGAVVAGLLLTQVQALASLVISPVWTDPIVFGTMVAFLVFRPQGLFGKLGHG, encoded by the coding sequence ATGGCGGCCCTCGATTATCTGCAATTCGTGCTGGCACCGCAGATGGTGAACGGCTTGGCGCTCGGCATCGCCGTGATCCTGGTGGCGCTCGGCCTCACCATCATCTTCGGCCTGCTCGACGTCATCAATATGAGCCACGGCGAGTTCTATGCCATCGGCGCCTATATCGCGCTGGCGTTGGCGGCGCTCGGCATCAACTATTGGCTGCTATTGGCCGCCGTGCCGATCCTGATGCTGCCGCTCGGCATGCTGACCGAACGCGTCCTTGTGCGGCCGGTGTTCGACAGCAAGGACCGGCACGTCACCACGCTGCTCGTGACCTTCGGGTTCTCGCTCGTGGCGGAGGACGTGCTCAAGCTCGTTTTCGGCCCCAACACGCAACGGCCGGCGACGCCGATCAGCGGCGCGACCGAACTGTTCGGCATCTTCATCCCGAACTACCGCTTGTTCCTCATCGTCTTCGGCACGCTCGTCGTGCTGGGAACGGCCTACGTCGTCTATCGCACGCGCCTCGGCGCGATGGTGCGCGCCGCCGCATTCGATCGCAACATGGCGGCCTCGTTGGGCGTGCCGGTCTCGCTCGTCTATTCCGGCACGTTCGGCTTCGGCGTCGCGCTGGCCGGCCTCGCCGGCGTTCTGCTGGCGCCGATCTACTCCGTCTTCCCGACCATGGGACGCGATTTCATCCTGCTCGCCTTCACGGTGGTGATCGTCGGCGGCATGGGCTCGATCTGGGGCGCGGTCGTCGCCGGTCTCCTGCTGACGCAGGTGCAAGCTTTGGCCAGCCTCGTCATTTCGCCGGTGTGGACCGACCCCATCGTGTTCGGAACGATGGTCGCCTTCCTCGTCTTCAGGCCGCAGGGCCTCTTCGGAAAACTCGGCCATGGTTGA
- a CDS encoding branched-chain amino acid ABC transporter permease, which translates to MVDRLTLSMRASHVLALALVLVALALAIIGAAAGDTFYLRLGTEALIFAGLALSVDLLLGFSGALSLGQALYFGIGAYTSTVVLMKVPSFWLAMGAAFATSFVASVIGGLIANRVRGVYFALITFGMAQVVAKIVYNTRELGASDGMIGVPVIDIGFGPFSVSAGSPAGFFVIVLATIMILYGITAYLLDTPFGRVLTAIKANEKRVPFLGYSVRQARMACYILAGVIAGLSGALYPMLRGFVSPELMFFMTSGNAVISVILGGVGTLIGAVYGSILLVVLKSFIGSWTEHHLIVIGLLFIASVMFMPKGIIGLVRPLIERMLLRRNGLAAKTPTDIEPGLSPTAEGARQ; encoded by the coding sequence ATGGTTGACCGCCTCACCCTCTCGATGCGGGCCAGCCATGTGCTCGCGCTTGCCCTGGTGCTGGTGGCGCTGGCGCTTGCCATCATAGGCGCCGCCGCCGGCGATACATTCTATCTGCGTCTCGGTACCGAGGCGCTGATCTTCGCCGGCCTCGCGCTGTCGGTCGATCTGCTGCTCGGCTTCTCGGGTGCGTTATCGCTCGGCCAGGCGCTGTATTTCGGTATCGGCGCCTACACCTCGACGGTGGTGCTGATGAAAGTGCCGTCGTTCTGGCTGGCAATGGGCGCCGCGTTTGCGACGAGCTTCGTCGCCTCCGTGATCGGCGGCTTGATCGCCAATCGCGTGCGCGGCGTCTACTTCGCGCTCATCACCTTCGGCATGGCGCAGGTCGTCGCCAAGATCGTCTACAACACGCGTGAACTCGGCGCCTCCGACGGCATGATCGGCGTGCCGGTCATCGATATCGGCTTCGGCCCATTCTCGGTCTCGGCCGGCAGCCCGGCCGGCTTCTTCGTCATCGTGCTGGCGACGATCATGATCCTCTACGGGATCACGGCCTATTTGCTCGACACGCCGTTCGGCCGCGTTCTGACGGCGATCAAGGCCAACGAGAAGCGGGTGCCGTTCCTCGGCTATTCGGTGCGGCAGGCGCGCATGGCCTGTTACATACTGGCCGGCGTCATCGCCGGGCTGTCCGGCGCGCTCTATCCGATGCTGCGCGGTTTCGTTTCGCCGGAGCTGATGTTCTTCATGACATCGGGCAACGCCGTCATTTCCGTCATTCTCGGCGGTGTCGGCACGCTCATAGGCGCGGTCTACGGCAGCATTCTGCTGGTCGTATTGAAGTCCTTCATCGGCAGTTGGACGGAGCACCATCTCATCGTCATCGGCCTCTTGTTCATCGCCAGCGTGATGTTCATGCCCAAGGGCATCATCGGCCTGGTGCGACCGCTCATCGAACGCATGCTGCTTCGCCGCAATGGCCTTGCCGCGAAAACACCGACCGACATCGAGCCCGGCCTGTCGCCCACCGCGGAAGGAGCCCGGCAATGA
- a CDS encoding ABC transporter substrate-binding protein: MRKHSKHVARCSALLLGLAALSTTASAQSPVKIGVVTPLSGTYSPIGQQVRWGLELAAKEINAAGGVAGRPLELIFEDEEANPSVAVQKAEKLFQVSKVDFLTGTVNSGSTLAVAQVAERNGKLAATTVSFADSITGDKCSPNMFRVNARAEQQSVALSAWLAKQKPKAKVFYLGPDYEMGRSTVAAFKASAEKNGAQSLGEVFAPLDSKDYSQYFGQIRAARPEVMYTSVAGNDTVRLFTQLQEFGLRNNILIVGASGTLTSQNIGAVGSAADGFATGVGYSPQIDTPENKKFVESFRNAYKGDPDLYGTDSYGLLYAYKAAVEKAGSTDTDKVRTALSGLSWQTPQGTKTIRAGDHQAMQTMYVVRVNKGKFDIIDQVPAEQAIGPDVCTRF; encoded by the coding sequence ATGAGGAAGCATAGCAAACACGTCGCGCGCTGCAGCGCCCTGCTCCTGGGTCTTGCCGCGTTGAGCACGACCGCATCCGCGCAATCGCCGGTGAAGATCGGCGTCGTCACGCCGCTGTCGGGCACCTATTCGCCGATCGGCCAGCAAGTACGCTGGGGCCTCGAGCTCGCCGCCAAGGAGATCAACGCCGCCGGCGGCGTCGCGGGCCGCCCGCTCGAACTCATCTTCGAGGACGAAGAGGCCAACCCCTCCGTCGCCGTGCAGAAAGCCGAGAAGCTGTTTCAAGTCAGCAAGGTCGACTTCCTGACCGGCACCGTGAATTCGGGCTCGACGCTGGCCGTCGCGCAGGTGGCCGAGCGCAACGGCAAGCTGGCCGCGACGACCGTCTCGTTCGCGGACTCCATCACCGGCGACAAGTGCTCGCCGAACATGTTCCGCGTGAACGCCCGCGCCGAACAGCAGTCGGTCGCGCTGTCGGCCTGGCTGGCCAAGCAGAAGCCGAAGGCCAAGGTATTCTATCTCGGCCCGGATTATGAGATGGGCCGCTCCACCGTCGCGGCATTCAAGGCCAGCGCCGAGAAGAACGGCGCGCAGTCGCTCGGCGAGGTGTTCGCCCCGCTCGATTCCAAGGACTACTCGCAGTATTTCGGCCAGATCCGCGCGGCCCGGCCGGAGGTCATGTACACGTCCGTCGCCGGCAACGACACCGTGCGGCTGTTCACGCAGTTGCAGGAGTTCGGCCTGCGCAACAACATCCTGATCGTCGGCGCATCCGGCACCCTCACCTCGCAGAACATCGGCGCTGTCGGCAGCGCCGCCGACGGCTTTGCCACCGGCGTCGGCTATTCGCCGCAGATCGATACGCCCGAGAACAAGAAGTTCGTGGAAAGCTTCCGCAATGCCTACAAGGGCGATCCCGACCTCTACGGCACCGACAGCTACGGCCTGCTCTATGCCTATAAGGCGGCCGTCGAGAAGGCCGGTTCCACCGACACCGACAAGGTGCGGACCGCGCTCAGCGGCCTGAGCTGGCAGACGCCGCAGGGCACCAAGACGATCCGCGCCGGCGACCATCAGGCGATGCAGACGATGTACGTCGTGCGCGTCAACAAGGGCAAGTTCGACATCATCGATCAGGTGCCGGCCGAACAAGCGATCGGTCCCGACGTCTGCACGCGCTTCTGA
- a CDS encoding (2Fe-2S)-binding protein, whose product MPRLSAKQRHVVAFTINGQPARMDVETRTLATDALRHTLGLTGTHVGCEHGVCGACTIWIDDVPARACLTLAVQLEGRTVRTVEGLAPRADELSVLQAAFRRHHALQCGFCTAGILMSAAALLRERPNPTEAEVREVVGGHLCRCTGYTPIIAAILDAASILQESTANV is encoded by the coding sequence ATGCCGCGGTTGAGCGCCAAGCAACGCCACGTCGTTGCCTTCACGATCAACGGCCAGCCGGCGCGCATGGACGTCGAGACGCGGACCTTGGCGACCGATGCCCTGCGCCACACGCTCGGACTGACCGGCACGCATGTCGGCTGCGAACACGGCGTGTGCGGCGCCTGCACCATCTGGATCGACGATGTCCCGGCCCGCGCCTGTCTGACGCTGGCCGTGCAACTGGAAGGCCGCACGGTGCGGACGGTCGAAGGACTGGCGCCACGCGCCGACGAACTCAGCGTCCTGCAAGCCGCCTTCCGCCGGCATCATGCGCTGCAATGCGGCTTCTGCACCGCCGGCATTTTGATGTCCGCGGCGGCGCTCCTGCGCGAGCGGCCGAACCCGACCGAGGCCGAAGTGCGCGAAGTCGTCGGCGGTCACCTGTGCCGATGCACCGGCTACACGCCGATCATCGCCGCCATTCTCGACGCTGCGTCCATCCTTCAGGAGAGCACTGCGAATGTTTGA